A region of Streptomyces sp. TG1A-60 DNA encodes the following proteins:
- a CDS encoding CoA ester lyase, producing MTSPVPQVNRLRPRRSCLAVPGSNPRFLEKAQGLPADQVFLDLEDACAPLAKPEARHTIVKFLNEGDWTGKTRVVRVNDWTTEWTYRDVVTVVEGAGPNLDCIMLPKVQDAQQVVALDLLLTQIEKTMGFEVGRIGIEAQIENAQGLNNVNEIAQASPRVETIIFGPADFMASINMKSLVVGEQPPGYPADAYHYILMKILMAARANDLQAIDGPYLQIRNVDGYREVAGRAAALGFDGKWVLHPGQVDASNEIFSPSQEDYDHAELILDAYDYYTSEAGGKKGSAMLGDEMIDEASRKMALVISGKGRAAGMRRTSTFEIPEA from the coding sequence ATGACCAGCCCTGTTCCCCAGGTGAACCGCCTCCGTCCGCGGCGCTCCTGCCTAGCGGTGCCCGGAAGCAACCCCCGCTTCCTGGAGAAGGCGCAGGGCCTCCCGGCGGACCAGGTCTTCCTCGACCTGGAGGACGCCTGCGCCCCGCTCGCCAAGCCCGAGGCGCGGCACACCATCGTCAAGTTCCTCAACGAGGGCGACTGGACCGGCAAGACGCGGGTCGTGCGCGTCAACGACTGGACGACGGAGTGGACGTACCGCGATGTCGTGACCGTCGTCGAGGGCGCGGGCCCGAACCTCGACTGCATCATGCTGCCGAAGGTGCAGGACGCCCAGCAGGTCGTCGCCCTGGACCTCCTCCTCACCCAGATCGAGAAGACGATGGGCTTCGAGGTGGGGCGGATCGGCATCGAGGCGCAGATCGAGAACGCGCAGGGCCTGAACAACGTCAACGAGATCGCGCAGGCCTCGCCGCGCGTGGAGACGATCATCTTCGGCCCGGCCGACTTCATGGCGTCCATCAACATGAAGTCGCTGGTCGTGGGCGAGCAGCCGCCCGGCTACCCGGCGGACGCCTACCACTACATCCTGATGAAGATCCTGATGGCCGCCCGCGCCAACGACCTCCAGGCGATCGACGGCCCCTACCTCCAGATCCGCAACGTGGACGGCTACCGCGAGGTCGCGGGGCGGGCCGCCGCGCTCGGCTTCGACGGCAAGTGGGTGCTGCACCCGGGCCAGGTCGACGCGTCCAACGAGATCTTCTCGCCGTCCCAGGAGGACTACGACCATGCCGAGCTGATCCTGGACGCGTACGACTACTACACGTCCGAGGCGGGCGGCAAGAAGGGCTCGGCGATGCTCGGCGACGAGATGATCGACGAGGCCAGCCGCAAGATGGCGCTGGTCATCTCCGGCAAGGGGCGTGCCGCCGGCATGCGGCGCACCAGCACGTTCGAGATTCCGGAGGCGTGA
- a CDS encoding MaoC family dehydratase — MQFGRTYEEFEVGAVYRHWPGKTVTEYDDHLFCLLTMNHHPLHMDSNYAEKTTDFGKNVVVGNYIYSLLLGMSVPDVSGKAIANLEIESLRHVAPTFHGDTVYGETTVLDKRPSKSKNDRGIVHVETKGYKQDGTLVCVFRRKVMVPTETYIKERGGEQPGRPELNAPSEKTEK; from the coding sequence ATGCAGTTCGGGCGCACCTACGAGGAGTTCGAGGTCGGGGCGGTGTACAGGCACTGGCCCGGGAAGACGGTCACTGAGTACGACGACCACCTCTTCTGTCTTCTCACCATGAACCACCACCCGCTCCACATGGACAGCAACTACGCGGAGAAGACGACCGACTTCGGCAAGAACGTCGTCGTGGGGAACTACATCTACTCGCTGCTGCTCGGCATGTCCGTCCCGGACGTCTCCGGCAAGGCGATCGCCAACCTGGAGATCGAGTCGCTGCGGCACGTGGCGCCGACCTTCCATGGTGACACGGTCTACGGCGAGACGACCGTGCTCGACAAGCGGCCGTCGAAGTCGAAGAACGACCGCGGCATCGTCCATGTCGAGACCAAGGGCTACAAGCAGGACGGCACGCTGGTGTGCGTGTTCCGCCGCAAGGTCATGGTGCCCACCGAGACCTACATCAAGGAGCGCGGCGGCGAGCAGCCCGGCCGCCCGGAGCTGAACGCCCCTTCGGAAAAGACGGAGAAGTAG
- a CDS encoding acyl-CoA dehydrogenase family protein has product MARLAQTHGLTDIQQEILSTVRDFVDKEIIPVATELEHRDEYPQAIVDGLKELGLFGLMIPEEYGGLGESLLTYALCVEEIARGWMSVSGIINTHFIVAYMIKQHGTEEQKDHFLPRMAAGDVRGAFSMSEPALGSDVSAITSKAVKDGDEYLLNGQKMWLTNGGTSTLVAVLVRSDEGHPEGTAPHKSMTTFLVEKEPGFGEVRPGLTIPGKIDKMGYKGVDTTELIMDGLRIPANRVLGGATGRGFYQMMDGVEVGRVNVAARGCGVAQRAFELGVRYSQQRHTFGKQIAQHQAIQFKLAEMATKVEAAHAMMVNAARKKDSGERNDLEAGMAKYLASEYCKEVVEDAFRIHGGYGFSKEYEIERLYREAPMLLIGEGTAEIQKMIIGRRLLEEYRFQG; this is encoded by the coding sequence ATGGCGCGACTCGCCCAGACCCACGGCCTCACGGACATCCAGCAGGAGATCCTGTCCACCGTCCGTGACTTCGTGGACAAGGAGATCATCCCGGTCGCGACCGAGCTGGAGCACCGCGACGAATACCCGCAAGCGATCGTCGACGGGCTCAAGGAGCTGGGCCTCTTCGGCCTGATGATCCCCGAGGAGTACGGCGGTCTGGGCGAGTCCCTGCTCACGTACGCGCTGTGCGTGGAGGAGATCGCCCGGGGCTGGATGTCCGTGTCCGGGATCATCAACACGCACTTCATCGTGGCGTACATGATCAAGCAGCACGGCACCGAGGAGCAGAAGGACCACTTCCTGCCGAGGATGGCGGCCGGTGACGTCCGGGGCGCCTTCTCGATGTCGGAGCCGGCCCTCGGCTCAGATGTGTCGGCGATCACATCGAAGGCGGTCAAGGACGGCGACGAGTACCTCCTGAACGGTCAGAAGATGTGGCTGACCAACGGCGGGACGTCCACCCTGGTCGCCGTTCTCGTCCGGAGTGACGAAGGGCACCCGGAGGGCACGGCGCCCCACAAGTCGATGACCACCTTCCTCGTCGAGAAGGAACCCGGCTTCGGCGAGGTCCGCCCCGGCCTCACCATTCCCGGGAAGATCGACAAGATGGGCTACAAGGGCGTCGACACGACCGAACTCATCATGGACGGACTGCGCATTCCGGCCAATCGTGTACTCGGCGGCGCCACCGGCCGAGGGTTTTACCAAATGATGGACGGCGTCGAGGTCGGCCGGGTGAACGTGGCCGCCCGTGGCTGCGGCGTCGCTCAGCGTGCATTCGAACTCGGTGTCCGGTACTCCCAGCAGCGCCACACTTTCGGCAAGCAGATCGCCCAGCACCAGGCGATCCAGTTCAAGCTGGCCGAGATGGCTACCAAGGTCGAGGCCGCGCATGCGATGATGGTCAACGCAGCACGCAAAAAGGACTCGGGCGAGCGAAACGACCTCGAAGCAGGGATGGCGAAGTACCTCGCCTCCGAATACTGCAAAGAAGTCGTCGAGGACGCCTTCCGGATCCACGGCGGTTACGGCTTCTCCAAGGAGTACGAGATCGAGCGCCTCTACCGAGAGGCACCGATGCTGCTGATCGGTGAAGGTACCGCCGAAATCCAGAAAATGATCATCGGTCGTCGGCTGCTCGAAGAGTATCGATTCCAGGGCTAG
- a CDS encoding phosphatidylserine decarboxylase codes for MPHSQTSAPRDSLVGVRLARGASPWLLPTVATAALSLARAPRSGAARAVAVPATALAAGMLWFFRDPEREIAQGRVISPADGVVQSIMPWKDGRTRVAIFMSPLNVHVNRAPLSGTVTSVEHIPGGFVPAFNKESENNERVVWHFDTELGDIEMIQIAGAVARRIVPYIPEGTKVEQGDRIGLIRFGSRVDIYLPEGVEIDVEVGQKTVAGVTRIDRD; via the coding sequence ATGCCCCACAGCCAAACCTCTGCACCACGCGACAGCCTCGTCGGCGTACGGCTCGCGCGCGGAGCATCGCCGTGGCTTCTCCCGACCGTCGCCACCGCAGCACTCAGCCTCGCCCGCGCGCCCCGCTCCGGCGCCGCCCGGGCCGTGGCCGTACCCGCCACCGCGCTGGCGGCGGGCATGCTGTGGTTCTTCCGCGACCCCGAGCGTGAGATCGCCCAGGGCCGGGTCATCTCGCCCGCCGACGGAGTGGTGCAGAGCATCATGCCGTGGAAGGACGGCCGCACCCGCGTCGCGATCTTCATGAGCCCGCTCAACGTCCACGTCAACCGCGCGCCGCTCTCCGGCACGGTGACGTCGGTCGAGCACATCCCGGGCGGTTTCGTGCCGGCGTTCAACAAGGAGAGCGAGAACAACGAGCGCGTCGTCTGGCACTTCGACACCGAACTCGGTGACATCGAGATGATCCAGATCGCCGGCGCCGTGGCTCGCCGTATCGTTCCGTACATCCCCGAGGGCACCAAAGTGGAGCAGGGTGACCGGATCGGGCTGATCCGCTTCGGCTCGCGCGTCGACATCTACCTGCCCGAGGGCGTGGAGATCGATGTCGAGGTGGGGCAGAAGACCGTGGCTGGAGTGACTCGCATTGACCGTGACTGA
- the pssA gene encoding CDP-diacylglycerol--serine O-phosphatidyltransferase has protein sequence MPDVDEVEDDAEEMPLSLRLSIADTLTLGNATCGFMAVYFTTTGILIPHLTGSQESGMARHSAATAVILMLCAAIFDLFDGLVARKLRSSPMGAELDNLSDLISFGLAPAYFVLVYGMVADDAHQRVAAVGAIVVLLAVVLRLARFSCVTVKDGTFQGMPSPFGALTVVSIVLLELPFVATLLAIIGTAWLMVSRVEYPKPRGPLAVAMLSWIVLSMGLLAAWAFDAPGGQLLLQTGCALQLVMGAVIPLFATARRVNNFRDNRREARAAQLP, from the coding sequence GTGCCCGACGTCGACGAGGTGGAGGACGACGCGGAGGAGATGCCGCTGTCGCTCCGCCTGTCGATAGCGGACACCCTCACCCTGGGCAACGCCACGTGCGGCTTCATGGCGGTGTACTTCACCACCACGGGCATCCTGATCCCGCACCTCACCGGCAGCCAGGAGTCGGGCATGGCCCGGCACAGCGCGGCCACCGCGGTGATCTTGATGCTGTGCGCGGCGATCTTCGACCTGTTCGACGGCCTGGTGGCGCGCAAGCTCCGCTCCTCGCCGATGGGCGCGGAGCTGGACAACCTCTCCGACCTGATCAGCTTCGGCCTGGCGCCGGCGTACTTCGTCCTCGTCTACGGCATGGTCGCGGACGACGCGCACCAGCGGGTGGCGGCGGTGGGCGCCATCGTCGTGCTGCTGGCCGTGGTGCTGAGGCTCGCGAGATTCTCCTGTGTGACGGTGAAGGACGGCACCTTCCAGGGCATGCCGTCGCCGTTCGGCGCGCTGACCGTCGTGTCGATCGTGCTTCTCGAGCTGCCCTTCGTGGCGACCCTCCTGGCGATCATCGGCACGGCGTGGCTGATGGTGAGCCGGGTCGAGTACCCGAAGCCGCGCGGTCCCCTCGCGGTGGCGATGCTCTCCTGGATCGTCCTGTCGATGGGTCTCCTGGCGGCCTGGGCCTTCGACGCCCCCGGCGGCCAGCTCCTCCTCCAGACCGGCTGCGCCCTGCAGCTCGTCATGGGCGCGGTGATCCCCCTCTTCGCCACGGCGCGACGGGTGAACAACTTCCGCGACAACCGACGCGAAGCGCGGGCGGCGCAGCTGCCCTAG